The genomic segment GTGCAACACCCAGGACCGTTTAGTGAAGCGTGGCGAAGGCAGGTGCGCACGAAAAACGCTAACGATAGGATAGAGCGGCGTGCGGTGATACTGCTGCCCGACAAAGGGAGCAGGGAAAAGAAGAGCAGGAACAAGGGGGATACAAGCACACGAGCTGACGAAGCCGGGCGACTGTCGCATGCACACCCAGCGACGCGTCTTTAGGCGCAGATCTCCTTCAGTGCCGTTACTCTCTGAATGAACGGCGGGCAACATCCTCTTCTCATCCCGAATAACCCCTCTCTCCGCCTTTCCTCTGCCTCACCCTCTCCTTCGCGCTGGTTGGCCGTCTTTGCCCTCtcaccccacccacacacacacacacactttaATCGATTTGCAGGGCACGCATGAGTGCCTGCATCCAGTGGTCCAGCTCCTCAGCACTAGCAACCCCAAAGATGATAGAGTTGGAGCTAAGCATCGCAATGGCAAAGGCGTAAGGTGGCTTGTACCCATCGCTAGGAGACTCGGCGTTCACGACACGTACGTGCACGTCCTCCACCTCACACGGGCTCACTGACTTgatggaggagagcagcacTCGTTTGCTAcgctcaccgccgcccacgGCCTCCTTGCCCTTGGACAGGGAAATTGTGAGGGTGGTTCCATCGAGCAGCAGATACCGCTCCTTCCAGACACCGTTGTGGTTATTCTTGTACACGACGCCCTCGAAACACGTCGAGGCACTCTCAGCGATCGTACGCTTCGCCACTTTTTGAATGGCCGCCTTCCCCTCCGCAATGCCCTGCAGAACCATTGCCTGATCCGCCGGGTCGGTAAAGTAGAGTCCCTGCCGGTCCATCGCCGGGTTTGCCGCAAGTGCCGCCGCATCGTAGCTGATAAGAGAATGGACATACTTTTCAAAAACATAGAGGTAGTGCTGCATGACAGgcttgtgcagcagctcctccgcaCTCGGACGCTTCTCGGGCGCCTTCTGAAAAATGGCGACGAGTAGCTCGCGCATGTCGTTGGAAAACTTTGCCTGCCCGCCCTCCTGGCTGTTCACGTCGGCCGTCCCTGACGTCGGTGGGCCCGTAGGTGGAGTAAACTCTTCCTGgagcacgcacatgcgcagctccggcaaGCCGGCAGCCTCGAAAGGACGGCGCCCACCCATTAGCATTTCGTACAGCACAACGCCGGCCGCCCAGACGTCCGCCTTCTTGCCGTAACGCTTTCCTTTCCACATCTCTGGCGAGAGGTAGTACGGGGTGCCGAGAAATGTGCCGGCGATTGTCTCACTACTGACAGTGCTCTCGTACTTCTGGGAGAAGCCAAAGTCGCCAAGCTTGAGGAAGCCGCGAGAGGTAAGCAGCACGTTGGCACTCTTTATGTCGCGGTGGATCATGCGACGCGCAGAGATGTGATGCAGGGccaacagcagctgcacaaaGTATGTGCCCGCCTCTCGCTCCGTCAACAGCATCCCAGAATTAGTAGTGCCAGCATTGCCGCCTGTTGTGGCTTGGCTGCCCGCCTCAAGAAATGGACGCACCACGGAGCCGCTGTACAAGTTGCGGCGCAGGTCGCCGTGATCCGCAAGCTCTGTCACGATCACCACCGTCTCGTCATCGCTGTCGAGCACGTAGTGCTCGTAATAGCGGATGATGGCGAAgtgatgcgtgtgcgccaggCACATAATTTCGGTCTGTGCGTACTGCCGGTCTTGCGACATCATAGCGCGCAAGTCCATAACCTTCGCCACATACAACCCATTTGGCTGTGTCGGGTTCGCCAGCGCATTGCTTTGAATCTGCGCCTCCACCATGGGCCGTGCAGCCGCGTCGTAGTCCGGGTTGCGCTTCACCATGTACGCCTCTCCGTAGGCGCCTCTGCCGATGGAGCTGATCTTGATATACTTGCTGCGGCTGTCCTTGTCCCCGATGATGTCGCTCAGACAGATGTAACCGACATGGCCCCCGCCACTTCGGATGGGAATGGGTGAGCCGTTGTCGTCCaccgccgaggtggcggagtTCGTGCCGTGGttgtcgccgacgccgtcgaaGGCACTTCCGGCTCTTGCTGGGGCGGTGCCGAgccccctcgcctcctctttgcgcggtgctgccgccgccgctgctgccgataCGGCGACGCCATCTCTACTGGGTTCGGTGGCCTTTCCTGCACACTGCGCGTCCACGACAGACAGCGGCTTCGTCGCTGAGGCGGCACTTACGCCATTGCCGTCGGGGTCCGTTTTAGTGACAATGTAAGTGCTCTCCGCTTCTGTCGCACCTTGGTAGTGGACATTGAGCTGGCTCTTTGACAACCCGCCGCCCATGATTACGCCGATGGTGGTGCGCAAGGGATGTGCTTCACGGGAACCCAAAGGAAACTACTGGTGAAACCGGAAGCGCGACACCTGCACGGCTGACGGAACACTAACAACAACCGGACACAGAAACCCCAAACCTCGAACACAAGCGAAAAGACGCGGAATACTGGCTTTCCCACACGTGCTGTGCTTGAAAAGAACAACACAGAAACAAAACAGACGGtcaccaacaacaaaaaatcATAAAAAGAAGgaagcgtgtgtgcgcacccAAGAACGCACACGTGATTTCTCAGATGCAAAGGGGCGggaagaaagggagggaaggagggagggagggagggggaggagcagcacacacagatatgtgcaggaagagaaggaacaAGTGCCTCGTCCCTTGTGGAAGAAACAAGACAACAGATTGcaggaaaaaaagggaggtAGCAGGTTGCAACACGGTTCAGggcacaaaaacaaaaatgaGGCGAGGAGCGCTTGATGGACGTGCGCGCGGTCTctgcagtgctgccgctgcacttTTTCACGGGTGCCGACCTCTTACtaaaaagagagagaggcgcccaaaacaaacaaacaaaagggTTACCCGTAGAGGTGATGAAGGCAAAGCAAAACGATGAAAGGGCTGAAATATCGCCACGGGTTCCGCTAGTGGCAGTCCGCGTGAGTCTCCTGCTGCTACAGTTGCACGCCAATGGAAAAGCAAAAAGAAGAGCACAACGTAATGATAATAAGGCGATGAGCACAGAAACACCACTCTACACacaacagcgacagcgaaaACCTCGCGCTCTTGGCACGGTGTGTATCCAAGAGTTGCAGACACACCGGGATGCGTG from the Leishmania major strain Friedlin complete genome, chromosome 32 genome contains:
- a CDS encoding putative protein kinase, with product MGGGLSKSQLNVHYQGATEAESTYIVTKTDPDGNGVSAASATKPLSVVDAQCAGKATEPSRDGVAVSAAAAAAAPRKEEARGLGTAPARAGSAFDGVGDNHGTNSATSAVDDNGSPIPIRSGGGHVGYICLSDIIGDKDSRSKYIKISSIGRGAYGEAYMVKRNPDYDAAARPMVEAQIQSNALANPTQPNGLYVAKVMDLRAMMSQDRQYAQTEIMCLAHTHHFAIIRYYEHYVLDSDDETVVIVTELADHGDLRRNLYSGSVVRPFLEAGSQATTGGNAGTTNSGMLLTEREAGTYFVQLLLALHHISARRMIHRDIKSANVLLTSRGFLKLGDFGFSQKYESTVSSETIAGTFLGTPYYLSPEMWKGKRYGKKADVWAAGVVLYEMLMGGRRPFEAAGLPELRMCVLQEEFTPPTGPPTSGTADVNSQEGGQAKFSNDMRELLVAIFQKAPEKRPSAEELLHKPVMQHYLYVFEKYVHSLISYDAAALAANPAMDRQGLYFTDPADQAMVLQGIAEGKAAIQKVAKRTIAESASTCFEGVVYKNNHNGVWKERYLLLDGTTLTISLSKGKEAVGGGERSKRVLLSSIKSVSPCEVEDVHVRVVNAESPSDGYKPPYAFAIAMLSSNSIIFGVASAEELDHWMQALMRALQID